A stretch of Amycolatopsis balhimycina FH 1894 DNA encodes these proteins:
- a CDS encoding YczE/YyaS/YitT family protein, whose amino-acid sequence MNTATGLRSRPVRRVAQLLSGLVLYGISDAMVVAAGLGVEPWDALAQGLTRTAGLSIGLWTNLIGAAVLLLWIPLRQKPGVGTLCNVLLVGTAMDVTLALLPPFGQLWLRWAVLVAGIVLNGFATGCYLGARAGAGPRDGLMTGLAERGHPIWAVRWGIEIAVLVMGFLLGATLGIGTALYACAIGPLAHLFMPLLDMERHREK is encoded by the coding sequence GTGAACACGGCTACCGGCCTGCGAAGCCGGCCGGTCCGGCGGGTGGCGCAGCTGCTTTCCGGGCTGGTGCTCTACGGGATCAGCGACGCGATGGTGGTGGCGGCCGGGCTGGGCGTGGAGCCGTGGGACGCGCTCGCCCAGGGGCTGACCCGCACGGCCGGGCTTAGCATCGGTCTCTGGACCAACCTGATCGGCGCCGCGGTGCTGCTGCTGTGGATCCCGCTGCGGCAGAAGCCGGGCGTGGGCACGCTGTGCAACGTCCTGCTCGTCGGCACCGCGATGGACGTCACCCTGGCGCTGCTGCCGCCGTTCGGGCAGCTGTGGCTGCGCTGGGCCGTGCTGGTCGCGGGCATCGTGCTCAACGGGTTCGCCACCGGCTGCTACCTCGGCGCCCGGGCCGGCGCGGGACCGCGGGACGGGCTGATGACCGGGCTCGCCGAGCGCGGCCACCCGATCTGGGCGGTGCGCTGGGGCATCGAGATCGCGGTGCTGGTGATGGGCTTCCTGCTCGGCGCCACCCTGGGCATCGGGACCGCGCTGTACGCCTGCGCGATCGGGCCACTGGCCCACCTCTTCATGCCGCTGCTCGACATGGAACGCCACCGGGAAAAGTGA
- a CDS encoding fatty acid desaturase family protein — protein MSDTEWAYDGKRYRTHRFPTEVRARMKRLNRSDNWHAGLAWLEDVAWIAACVWLCVAVSWWCYPLAVLVIGARQRGLSTILHDCAHGVGAADHRVRMLLGTVLTAYPIFQQHYAYKISHVFTHHPRLGDPDRDPDLRFFIEQGAYRAASPRAYVRRVVLMPLFGTQTWAYLKYLVRNRYRVLREGRSQEAPAVHGPRRAFDRAGFWVFWAAVAGVCWSQGWTAELLLFWFVPYLTSFQILGWYIELSEHTPLVRDARVDLHMTRNRKSRGWEKFLTGIHNDNYHLEHHLDPRTPFWNLGKARRVRLADPDYAAVDAVLGGLFTRGPQGQPSAVGAIVTSMSEPKEHAHAGR, from the coding sequence GTGTCGGACACCGAGTGGGCCTACGACGGGAAGCGCTACCGGACGCACCGCTTCCCCACGGAAGTGCGGGCCCGGATGAAACGCCTCAACCGCAGCGACAACTGGCACGCCGGGCTCGCGTGGCTGGAGGACGTCGCCTGGATCGCGGCCTGCGTGTGGTTGTGCGTCGCCGTTTCGTGGTGGTGCTACCCGCTCGCGGTGCTGGTCATCGGCGCCCGGCAGCGGGGGCTGTCCACGATCCTGCACGACTGCGCCCACGGCGTCGGCGCGGCCGACCACCGGGTGCGGATGCTGCTCGGCACCGTGCTCACGGCGTACCCGATCTTCCAGCAGCACTACGCGTACAAGATCTCGCACGTGTTCACCCACCACCCGCGGCTGGGCGACCCGGACCGCGACCCGGACCTGCGGTTCTTCATCGAACAGGGTGCCTACCGGGCCGCCTCGCCGCGGGCGTACGTCCGCCGGGTGGTGCTGATGCCGCTGTTCGGCACCCAGACCTGGGCCTACCTGAAGTACCTGGTGCGCAACCGGTACCGGGTGCTGCGCGAAGGCCGCAGCCAGGAGGCACCCGCGGTCCACGGCCCCAGGCGGGCGTTCGACCGCGCGGGGTTCTGGGTGTTCTGGGCCGCCGTCGCCGGCGTGTGCTGGTCGCAGGGGTGGACGGCCGAACTGCTGCTGTTCTGGTTCGTGCCCTACCTGACGAGCTTCCAGATCCTGGGCTGGTACATCGAGCTGTCCGAGCACACCCCGCTCGTCCGGGACGCCCGGGTGGACCTGCACATGACGCGCAACCGCAAGAGCCGCGGCTGGGAGAAGTTCCTCACCGGCATCCACAACGACAACTACCACCTGGAACACCACCTGGACCCGCGCACACCGTTCTGGAACCTCGGCAAGGCGAGGCGGGTGCGGCTGGCCGATCCGGACTACGCCGCGGTCGACGCCGTGCTGGGCGGGCTGTTCACCCGGGGGCCGCAGGGCCAGCCCAGCGCGGTCGGCGCGATCGTCACCTCCATGTCCGAACCGAAGGAGCACGCCCATGCCGGTCGGTGA
- a CDS encoding aldo/keto reductase family protein, whose translation MEHRRLGRSGLSVSKISYGNWITHGSQVAEEQARKCVEAALDAGITTFDTADMYANTRAEEVLGRALSGHRRESLEICTKVYWPTGPGGPNDQGLGRKHIMESAHGSLRRLGTDYLDLYQAHQFDPTVELEETMLAFADLVRQGKILYVGVSEWTAEQITRAAALARELRVPLIASQTQYSMLWRVIEAQVVPACEREGMGQLVWSPVAQGVLTGKYLPGEQPPAGSRATDGEGSGYMVRWLQDDVLRKVQELRPIAGQLGLTMAQLAIAWVLQNPNVATAITGASRPEQVSDNVKAADVVLDSAVMTKIDELLDGVSRFDPTFIGVPLTALV comes from the coding sequence ATGGAACATCGTCGACTGGGCCGCAGCGGCCTCTCAGTGAGCAAGATTTCCTACGGCAACTGGATCACCCACGGGTCCCAGGTGGCCGAGGAACAAGCCAGGAAATGCGTGGAAGCGGCACTCGACGCCGGGATCACCACGTTCGACACCGCCGACATGTACGCCAACACCCGGGCCGAGGAGGTGCTGGGGCGCGCGCTGTCGGGTCACCGCCGGGAGAGCCTGGAGATCTGCACCAAGGTGTACTGGCCGACCGGCCCCGGCGGCCCCAACGACCAGGGCCTCGGCCGCAAGCACATCATGGAGTCCGCGCACGGCTCCCTGCGCCGGCTCGGGACCGACTACCTCGACCTCTACCAGGCCCACCAGTTCGACCCCACGGTCGAGCTGGAGGAGACCATGCTGGCCTTCGCCGACCTGGTGCGGCAGGGCAAGATCCTCTACGTCGGCGTCTCGGAGTGGACCGCCGAGCAGATCACCCGCGCCGCCGCACTGGCCCGCGAGCTGCGCGTCCCGCTGATCGCCAGCCAGACGCAGTACTCGATGCTGTGGCGGGTCATCGAGGCCCAGGTCGTGCCGGCCTGCGAGCGCGAGGGCATGGGCCAGCTCGTCTGGTCGCCGGTGGCCCAGGGCGTGCTCACCGGCAAGTACCTGCCCGGCGAGCAGCCCCCGGCCGGCTCCCGCGCCACCGACGGCGAGGGCAGCGGCTACATGGTCCGCTGGCTGCAGGACGACGTGCTGCGCAAGGTGCAGGAGCTGCGCCCGATCGCCGGCCAGCTCGGCCTGACCATGGCGCAGCTGGCCATCGCCTGGGTGCTGCAGAACCCCAACGTCGCCACCGCGATCACCGGCGCTTCGCGCCCCGAGCAGGTCTCCGACAACGTCAAGGCCGCCGACGTCGTGCTCGACTCCGCCGTCATGACCAAGATCGACGAGCTGCTCGACGGCGTCAGCCGCTTCGACCCGACGTTCATCGGCGTGCCGCTGACCGCCCTCGTCTGA
- a CDS encoding gamma-glutamyl-gamma-aminobutyrate hydrolase family protein, which produces MTRPLVALAASAEPVDEVSHVAVREVYVRALERVSGCAVAVVGGPAPYLAELLGRFDGIVFGGHQTDVQPARYGGPPRLAPADPARDELALRVLPAAVRARLPVLGICRGLQELNVAFGGTLRDLPHGNHREDLSQPRDRQYLPAHEVRLRDGGVLRRLLGTSVVSVNSLHHQAIDRLAPDLRVEAVSADGVVEAASARADSFCLAVQWHPEWYAGADPVSTALFREFGAAARLAAGRHLAAAG; this is translated from the coding sequence GTGACCCGGCCGCTGGTCGCACTGGCCGCGTCGGCCGAACCGGTCGACGAGGTGTCGCACGTCGCGGTGCGCGAGGTCTACGTCCGGGCCCTGGAACGGGTTTCCGGCTGCGCGGTGGCCGTCGTCGGCGGCCCCGCGCCGTACCTGGCGGAACTGCTCGGCCGGTTCGACGGCATCGTGTTCGGCGGTCACCAGACCGACGTGCAGCCCGCCCGCTACGGCGGTCCGCCCCGGCTCGCGCCGGCGGACCCGGCCCGCGACGAACTCGCGCTGCGGGTGCTGCCCGCCGCGGTGCGGGCGAGGCTGCCGGTGCTGGGCATCTGCCGGGGGCTGCAGGAGCTCAACGTCGCCTTCGGCGGCACCCTGCGCGACCTGCCCCACGGCAACCACCGCGAGGACCTTTCGCAGCCCAGGGACCGGCAGTACCTGCCCGCCCACGAGGTCCGCCTCCGCGACGGCGGGGTGCTGCGGCGGCTGCTGGGCACCTCGGTCGTCTCGGTCAACTCGCTGCACCACCAGGCCATCGACCGCCTCGCGCCGGACCTGCGCGTGGAAGCGGTGTCCGCCGACGGCGTCGTCGAGGCCGCGTCGGCGAGGGCGGACTCGTTCTGCCTTGCCGTGCAATGGCATCCGGAGTGGTACGCGGGCGCGGACCCGGTCTCCACCGCGCTGTTCCGCGAGTTCGGTGCCGCGGCTCGTCTCGCTGCCGGTCGTCACCTGGCGGCAGCCGGCTGA
- a CDS encoding O-acetylhomoserine aminocarboxypropyltransferase/cysteine synthase family protein, producing the protein MPVGDRPASEPKKYRRPESAVMHAGAELRTGPTAPVVTPIYQTAAYELPDTGAAAGIFDLSEDGHAYTRLNNPTCDVLEARIAAVDGAPAALAVSSGQAATTVALLNLCQAGDNIVSSDELYGGTWNLLANTFARFGIETRFVSPEKPANFAAATDDRTRCYFGETLPNPKLRIFPIEDVAGLAREAGVPLVLDNTLLPMVCRPLEFGADILVYSATKYIGGHGSALGGLIVDAGTFDWTRHAARHPLLTEPDPAHGGVVWTEAGGGLDSALGRSPYLLKARETLVRDLGTCLSPFNAFLLIQGIETLPLRMRAHGENAAAVARFLAAHPSVASVSHPSLADGEQEELLRRYLGGNGGPLVQFELTGGQEAGSRFIEALRLFSHVTNIGDVRSLATHPASTTHAQLPVADQLAAGVTPGSVRLSLGLEHPDDLLEDLAQALERAR; encoded by the coding sequence ATGCCGGTCGGTGACAGGCCCGCCAGCGAGCCGAAGAAATACCGGCGGCCGGAGTCGGCGGTGATGCACGCGGGGGCCGAGCTGCGCACCGGCCCGACCGCTCCGGTGGTCACCCCGATCTACCAGACCGCGGCCTACGAGCTGCCGGACACCGGCGCCGCCGCGGGGATCTTCGACCTCAGCGAGGACGGGCACGCCTACACCCGCCTCAACAACCCCACCTGCGACGTCCTGGAAGCGCGGATCGCCGCGGTCGACGGCGCGCCCGCGGCGCTGGCCGTCTCCTCCGGCCAGGCCGCGACCACCGTGGCACTGCTCAACCTGTGCCAGGCCGGGGACAACATCGTCAGCTCCGACGAGCTCTACGGCGGCACGTGGAACCTGCTGGCCAACACTTTCGCCCGGTTCGGGATCGAGACGCGGTTCGTCAGCCCGGAGAAACCGGCGAACTTCGCCGCCGCCACCGACGACCGCACCCGCTGCTACTTCGGCGAAACCCTGCCCAACCCCAAGCTGCGCATCTTCCCCATCGAAGACGTCGCCGGGCTCGCGCGGGAGGCCGGAGTGCCGCTGGTGCTGGACAACACGCTGCTCCCGATGGTCTGCCGCCCCCTGGAGTTCGGCGCGGACATCCTGGTGTACTCGGCGACGAAGTACATCGGCGGGCACGGCAGCGCTCTGGGCGGGCTCATCGTGGACGCGGGCACCTTCGACTGGACCCGCCACGCCGCGCGGCACCCGCTGCTCACCGAACCCGACCCCGCGCACGGCGGCGTCGTGTGGACCGAGGCCGGCGGCGGGCTCGACAGCGCGCTGGGGCGCAGCCCTTACCTGCTCAAGGCGCGGGAAACGCTCGTGCGCGACCTCGGGACGTGCCTGAGCCCGTTCAACGCCTTCCTGCTCATCCAGGGCATCGAGACGCTGCCGCTGCGGATGCGCGCGCACGGGGAGAACGCGGCCGCGGTCGCGCGGTTCCTCGCCGCGCACCCGTCGGTGGCGTCGGTCAGCCACCCGAGCCTGGCCGACGGCGAGCAGGAGGAGCTGCTGCGGCGCTACCTCGGCGGCAACGGCGGCCCGCTGGTGCAGTTCGAGCTCACCGGCGGGCAGGAGGCGGGCAGCCGGTTCATCGAAGCCCTCCGCCTGTTCTCGCACGTCACCAACATCGGCGACGTCCGGTCGCTGGCCACGCACCCGGCGTCCACCACGCACGCCCAGCTGCCGGTCGCCGACCAGCTCGCGGCGGGCGTGACCCCGGGCTCGGTCCGGCTGTCGCTGGGCCTGGAACACCCGGACGACCTGCTCGAAGACCTCGCCCAAGCGCTGGAGCGTGCCCGGTGA